GAAGCAGCGCGGCGGATTGCATGTAGTGCTCACCGAGTACCACGAATCCTCGCGCATCGACCGGCAGCTTTTCGGGCGGTGCGCAAGGCAGGGCGATCCTGGCACAGCGCAAGGCTTTGCATCGCTGGAGGATGAATTGTTCGTGCGTTTTGCCTCTTGGCCGGCGAGCTTGCTGCGCGTGCGACCGGGCCTTGTGGAAAGCATGTCCCCTTGGCTGGCTAGGCTGCTAGTGAAGATTGCCCAATGGAACGCGGAACGAATGAATGCCCACATTTGCAAGCAAAGCGTCAAACACGACCGCCGCATGGAAAAACTCACTGCCATGGCCGGAAGGGGAGAGTAGAGCCGGTTTACACTACGGTCTGCTCCATGACAGGAAATAGAAGTGAGGACTATAAAATGCCACATCCGCCTGTATCTCGCCGTCTTCCTTGCAATCATTGCCGGCTCGGTTTTCGCCGCTCCAGAAAAAAGCAAGGTCGCCATCGCGGTCGGTGGTAAGGCCGCGCTCTTTTATCTGCCGCTCACCATCGCGGAACGTCTGGGCTATTTCAAGGACGAGGGATTGGAAGTCGAGATCAGCGACTTCCCCGGCGGCGCGAAGGCGCTGCAGGCCATGATGGGGGGCAGCGCCGATGTAGTGGCCGGCGGGTTCGACCATGTCATTCACATGAATTCCAAGGGCCAGAACCTGCAAGCTTTCGTGGCGCAACTTGCGACACCTGCCATGTCGCTGGGAATCGCCAAGCAGCACGCGGGGCGTTACAAGTCGCCGAAGGATTTGAAGGGCATGAAGATCGGCGTCAGCGCGCCTGGATCGAGTACGCATCTTTTTTTGAGCTACCTCCTCTCGTCCGTGGGCTTGAGCAATGAAGACGTCTCCATTATCGGTGTGGGCACGGGGGCCACGGCGGTGGCGGGCGTGCGCACCGGCCAACTGGACGCCATCGTGAACGTGGAACCAGCCATCACCGCGCTGGAAAGGGCGGGAGATATTGCCGTGGTCGTGGAAACCATTAGCGCGAAAGGCAGCAATGCCGTTTACGGCGCCACGCTGCCTTCGGGCTGTCTCTACACGAAGCGCGAATTCGTGCAGAAGAATCCCAACACCGTGCAGGCGCTGGCCAATGCGATGGTGAAGGCGCTTACGTGGCTCAAAAAAGCATCTTCGCAGCAGATCATCGATACAGTTCCTCCGGAATTCATCATGGGAGATAAATCTCTCTATCTCGCGGCCCTGGAACGTTCTCGGCAAAGTTTTTCCCCGGACGGGTTGATTTCGCCGCAAGGAGCGCAGAGCCTTTACGAAGTTCTGCGAAAGTTCGACCCCAACGTGAAGGCGGCGGCCGGGATCAAGATCTCGGACACCTTCGACAACGGCTTCGCGATGCGCGCGGCGGGGAAGCGCTGAACTGGGTTAGCATCGCGCTTTTTCCTTCCATGAAAGATAGCGTGATGACCAAGCAGCCCATGAAAGTAGTTGGTTTTGCGTCAGTGTTGTATATCGCGTGTTGCGCCCCGGGGGCCAGTGCCGCCGATCCCAGCACCGATGAGCAGAAGACGTTGTACGCTTTGGGGATGGCCATCAGCCAGAACCTTGCCAATTTCGGCCTGAGCGAGGCGGAACTCGACATGGTGAAAACCGGCCTTACGGACGGCGTGTTGAAGCACACCCCCAAGGTCGATATGCAGGCTTACGGGCCGAAGGTTCAGCAACTCGCGCAGGCGCGTGCATCGAGCGTTGCGGATGCCGAGAAGAAGAAGAGCGCGGCTTTTCTTACGAAAACTGCCGCGGAAGCCGGTGTAAAGAAAACCGCGTCTGGCGCCCTGGTCAGGACAGTCAAGGAGGGTACCGGGCCCGCGCCCACGGCCGCGGATACCGTGACGGTGCACTATCACGGCACGCTCATCGATGGCACGGTGTTCGATAGTTCCGTCAAGCGCGGAGAGCCCGCGACCTTTCCCCTCGGCAACGTGATCAAGTGCTGGACGGAAGGTTTGCAGATGATAAAAACCGGCGGTAAGAGCCGTCTGGTATGCCCGGCGAACATCGCTTACGGCGACCGCGGTTCCCTGCCTGTCATCAAGCCGGGTGCCACGCTCATTTTCGACGTGGAGTTGCTCCAGATCGTCAAGTAGGAGGATTGAATTCAGCTGCGCGCATTGACCCGCTTACTTGACGTGCGATACCTCCTCGCGCTTCTCATTTTTCTGAGTGGGGTCACGGCACTTCACGCGTTGGAACTGGAAAAGCGCGAGGTCATCATAGCGGTGGGCGGCAAGGCCACGCTGTATTACTTACCGCTTAGTCTCGCCGAGCACTTGGGTTACTTCAAGGACGAAGGGCTGGAAGTGGAAATCAACGATTTTCAGGGCGGCTCCAAGGCCCTGCAATCCCTGATCGGCGGTAGCGCGGACGTGGTGGCCGGCGCCTTCGATCACAACATCGTGATGCAGACCCTGGCGCAGAAGATGACGGCCTTCGTGCTGATCGCCATGAATCCCGGTGTGTCCGTCGGCGTGGTGAAAAGCAAAGCCGCTGGATACCGCTCGCCGCTGGCACTCAAGGGCATGCGCGTGGGAGTGACGGCGCCGGGTTCCGGTACCCACATGATCGTGAATCACTTGCTGGCGGGGGCTGGCCTCACGCCCGATGACATCATCCCGGTGGGCGTGGGCACGGGCGCCACGGCCATCGCCGCTGTTCGCGGCGGGGAGTCGGATGCCATCTGCAACGTCGAACCCGCCATGACGTTGTTGGAGCAACAAGGTCTCATTACCATCGTGCACGAGACCATCACCGATCAAGGCACGCTCAAGGTCTTTGGCGGTTACATTCCCGCGGGCACCCTCTACACCAAACAAGATTTCATCCGGAAGTATCCCAACACCGTGCAGGCGCTGGCCAACGGCATGGTGCGTGCGCTTGTCTGGTTGAGCAAGGCCACGCCCGAGGAGGTGGTGAACGCCGTGCCCCCGGAATATCTGCTAGGCGACCGGGCCCTTTATCTTGCCGCCCTCACGCGCTTGAAGCCCACTTACTCCAAGGATGGTCTCATACCGCGCAAAGGCGTGGACCAAACCTACAAGGTGCTGCAATCCACTCACCAAGCCGTGCGGCGCGCTCCGGTGCTGTTCCTGCAACAGACCTTCGATAATAGTTTCGCGCAGCGGGCGCTGGCGAAATACCACTAGATCCGCGTATGTCCGCGCTCGTCATGGAGGATGTCACGTGTAGTTTCCCAGCGCGGGGGGAGGGCGGCGATGCGTACACCGCCGTCTCCGAAGCCTCGCTGGCGGTCGCCCCTGGAGAGTTCGTGTGTCTCGTGGGGCCCACGGGTTGTGGTAAGTCCACCTTGCTCAACGCCGCCGCCGGGCTCATCGTACCCGCCAAGGGATCGGTGAGCGTGGGTGGCGTGGCCTTGCGCGGATTGAATCGCGATGCCGGCTACATGTTCCAAAGCGATGCTTTGTTTCCCTGGCGCAGCGCACTCTTCAACGTGGCGGCGGGATTGGAATTTCGCGGCGTGGCGCCAGAGCAAGCCGCGCCGCTTGCGCGGGAATGGTTGAAGCGTGTCGGATTGGGTGGCCACATGGAGAAATATCCACATGAACTATCCGGCGGCATGCGCAAGCGCGTGGCTCTGGCGCAGGTGCTCATTCGCGATCCGAAGATCTTGCTCATGGACGAACCCTTCAGCGCGCTCGACGTGCAAACTCGCGCGCTCATGGAAAATGAGTTGCTATCCCTGTGGTCGCAGGACCGAAAATCCGTGCTCTTCGTGACCCATGATCTGGAGGAAGCCATCGCGCTGGCCGATCGCGTCGTGGTGCTCTCGGCTGGCCCGGCATCGCGCTTCGTGGGCGAGTTCAACGTGAATCTTGCCCGCCCGCGGGACGTGGCGGAGATCCGGCTAGATTCCCAATTCATCAAGATCTACGGCGAAGTCTGGGAATGCTTGCGCGAGCAAGTGCTAAGGGCTTATCAACAGCAACGATCATGACATTGAAAACCTCACCACGGAGACACGGAGGCACGGAGAACAGCAGCAAGGAAGCACTGATCACGTCTTGCGTTCGTGGTAAGCCTGCCGAACCACCGTCTTCCTCACCCTCGTTCCCTCTCCCGGAGGGCGAGGGAGAAAAAGCCCTTCTCCCTCTGGGACAGCACGCCGCGAAGCGGCTTGTTGCGGTGAAGGCTTACCTTTTGGTAACGCCGGAGCCACAAGGGTTGGGATGAGGGATCGAGCTTGTCGTGAATGACGAGAAAATCAATAGCCGCATCCAATAAATGAGTACTCCTTCCTCCCTCCTATTGCGCGCGAGCCAGATTGGGTTGTTTGTACTGCTCATCCTGATTTGGCATGTTCTCACCGCACGCGAAATCCTGCCGCCATTTTTTTTCGGCACGCCCTTGGAAGTGGGGCAGCGCATTGTTGCCTGGTTCGCCAGCGGGAAGATTTATCCTCATCTAGGCGTGACGTTGTTGGAGACGCTGCTCGCATTTGTAATCGGAACTTTTCTGGGTCTGGGCGTGGGACTTTGGCTGGCGCTTAATCCCTTCGCGTCCGCGTTGTGCGACCCCTACATCAAGGCCGTCAACGCGATGCCGCGTGTAATCCTCGCGCCGATCTTCGCCGTGTGGTTCGGGCTCGGCATTTGGTCGAAAGTCGTGCTCGGCGTGACCATCGTTTTCTTCATCGTCTTCTTCAGCGTGTACAACGGCGTGCGCGACGTGAACCCCATCGTGGTGGCCAATGCGCGCATGCTGGGTGCCAGCAAGCGGCAATTGCTGAGGCATGTCTATTTGCCGAGCGCCACGGCTTGGGTGTTCTCGAGTTTGCACGCCTCCGTGGGAATGGCCTTCGTCGGCGCGGTGGTGGGAGAATACCTGGGGTCCGCGCGCGGCATCGGTTAT
This genomic interval from Betaproteobacteria bacterium contains the following:
- a CDS encoding FKBP-type peptidyl-prolyl cis-trans isomerase translates to MKVVGFASVLYIACCAPGASAADPSTDEQKTLYALGMAISQNLANFGLSEAELDMVKTGLTDGVLKHTPKVDMQAYGPKVQQLAQARASSVADAEKKKSAAFLTKTAAEAGVKKTASGALVRTVKEGTGPAPTAADTVTVHYHGTLIDGTVFDSSVKRGEPATFPLGNVIKCWTEGLQMIKTGGKSRLVCPANIAYGDRGSLPVIKPGATLIFDVELLQIVK
- a CDS encoding ABC transporter ATP-binding protein, which translates into the protein MSALVMEDVTCSFPARGEGGDAYTAVSEASLAVAPGEFVCLVGPTGCGKSTLLNAAAGLIVPAKGSVSVGGVALRGLNRDAGYMFQSDALFPWRSALFNVAAGLEFRGVAPEQAAPLAREWLKRVGLGGHMEKYPHELSGGMRKRVALAQVLIRDPKILLMDEPFSALDVQTRALMENELLSLWSQDRKSVLFVTHDLEEAIALADRVVVLSAGPASRFVGEFNVNLARPRDVAEIRLDSQFIKIYGEVWECLREQVLRAYQQQRS
- a CDS encoding ABC transporter permease: MSTPSSLLLRASQIGLFVLLILIWHVLTAREILPPFFFGTPLEVGQRIVAWFASGKIYPHLGVTLLETLLAFVIGTFLGLGVGLWLALNPFASALCDPYIKAVNAMPRVILAPIFAVWFGLGIWSKVVLGVTIVFFIVFFSVYNGVRDVNPIVVANARMLGASKRQLLRHVYLPSATAWVFSSLHASVGMAFVGAVVGEYLGSARGIGYLIMQAEGVFDINTVFAGVVVLTLCALVLDKIVSIAEVRLLKWRPGAVGGDSA
- a CDS encoding ABC transporter substrate-binding protein; the encoded protein is MRALTRLLDVRYLLALLIFLSGVTALHALELEKREVIIAVGGKATLYYLPLSLAEHLGYFKDEGLEVEINDFQGGSKALQSLIGGSADVVAGAFDHNIVMQTLAQKMTAFVLIAMNPGVSVGVVKSKAAGYRSPLALKGMRVGVTAPGSGTHMIVNHLLAGAGLTPDDIIPVGVGTGATAIAAVRGGESDAICNVEPAMTLLEQQGLITIVHETITDQGTLKVFGGYIPAGTLYTKQDFIRKYPNTVQALANGMVRALVWLSKATPEEVVNAVPPEYLLGDRALYLAALTRLKPTYSKDGLIPRKGVDQTYKVLQSTHQAVRRAPVLFLQQTFDNSFAQRALAKYH
- a CDS encoding transporter substrate-binding domain-containing protein, with translation MKCHIRLYLAVFLAIIAGSVFAAPEKSKVAIAVGGKAALFYLPLTIAERLGYFKDEGLEVEISDFPGGAKALQAMMGGSADVVAGGFDHVIHMNSKGQNLQAFVAQLATPAMSLGIAKQHAGRYKSPKDLKGMKIGVSAPGSSTHLFLSYLLSSVGLSNEDVSIIGVGTGATAVAGVRTGQLDAIVNVEPAITALERAGDIAVVVETISAKGSNAVYGATLPSGCLYTKREFVQKNPNTVQALANAMVKALTWLKKASSQQIIDTVPPEFIMGDKSLYLAALERSRQSFSPDGLISPQGAQSLYEVLRKFDPNVKAAAGIKISDTFDNGFAMRAAGKR